One genomic window of Candidatus Nitrosopumilus sediminis includes the following:
- the hemC gene encoding hydroxymethylbilane synthase, with protein sequence MKYIVGARGSQLSVAQTNWVISELKKVNPDCEYEIKTITTKGDTDARPLFTIDQKGIFEKEIDRAVTNKEIDFAVHSLKDVPSELDENLVLASIPKREAVNDVFISSDGSTLDTIKEGAVIGTSSLRRAVQISRKRSDLVVKPIRGNIETRIKKASGENYDGIVLAQAGISRLEVDVKYTPLSIDDFSPSPGQGAIAIVARADDSKTISMLKKIEDSNSRLEIEAERALSDYVDSGCRFPLGAYARSNGSEMTLTVSAFSVDGKQSLHVNKIGKKDDPKSLGKSVGEELRAKGVNDLALNWREKVEEWNKS encoded by the coding sequence TTGAAGTACATAGTAGGAGCTAGAGGAAGTCAGTTATCAGTTGCACAAACAAATTGGGTAATTTCTGAATTAAAAAAAGTAAATCCTGACTGTGAGTATGAAATTAAAACAATCACTACAAAAGGCGATACTGATGCTAGACCGCTATTCACAATAGATCAAAAAGGAATTTTTGAAAAAGAGATTGACAGAGCAGTTACAAACAAGGAGATAGATTTTGCTGTTCATAGTTTGAAGGATGTTCCATCTGAACTTGATGAAAATTTAGTGCTTGCTTCTATTCCAAAACGTGAAGCAGTAAATGACGTATTCATTTCTTCAGATGGTTCTACATTAGATACTATCAAAGAGGGAGCAGTAATTGGGACTAGCTCACTGCGAAGAGCAGTTCAGATATCCAGAAAAAGATCTGATCTAGTTGTAAAACCAATTCGTGGAAACATTGAAACTAGAATTAAAAAAGCGTCTGGCGAAAACTATGATGGAATTGTTCTGGCACAAGCTGGAATATCTAGGTTGGAAGTTGATGTAAAATATACTCCTCTATCCATTGATGATTTTTCCCCCTCTCCAGGTCAAGGTGCTATTGCAATTGTTGCAAGAGCAGATGATTCTAAAACAATTTCAATGTTAAAAAAAATTGAAGATTCCAATTCACGTTTAGAAATAGAGGCTGAACGCGCACTTTCTGATTATGTTGATTCCGGATGCCGATTTCCATTAGGGGCATATGCAAGATCAAATGGCTCTGAGATGACTTTGACTGTATCTGCATTCTCTGTCGATGGAAAACAATCTTTGCATGTAAACAAAATTGGAAAGAAAGATGATCCTAAATCTCTGGGAAAAAGTGTAGGGGAAGAACTACGTGCAAAAGGAGTTAATGATCTTGCATTAAATTGGAGAGAAAAAGTGGAGGAATGGAATAAATCATGA
- the cobA gene encoding uroporphyrinogen-III C-methyltransferase has product MTGKVYLVGAGPGDSKLITLRAVELLEKADVVLYDRLVSKKIISMIPKKAEKVYVGRAVGDDTTHQNTTNDLMVQYAKSKKNVVRLKGGDPIIFGRGGEEAEFLKENKVKYEIVPGITSGIGSATYAGIPLTHRKHASSVVFVTGHEDPEKKKEIVKWKNLAKSVDTIVIMMGLSRIDVICKQLIAGGMDKKTPVAVIQNGTTPKQKMIKGTVTNIAKKVKENKITPPTNIIIGKVVDLSDTIGWK; this is encoded by the coding sequence ATGACTGGAAAAGTGTATCTTGTTGGCGCAGGGCCTGGAGATAGTAAACTAATCACATTACGTGCAGTTGAATTGCTTGAAAAAGCAGATGTTGTTTTGTATGATAGACTGGTAAGCAAAAAAATCATTTCAATGATTCCAAAAAAGGCAGAAAAAGTCTATGTTGGACGTGCAGTAGGTGATGACACAACACATCAAAACACAACTAATGATTTGATGGTACAGTATGCCAAATCAAAGAAAAATGTAGTTAGGCTAAAAGGTGGTGATCCTATTATCTTTGGGCGTGGTGGCGAAGAAGCAGAATTTCTCAAAGAAAACAAAGTAAAATATGAAATTGTTCCGGGAATTACTTCTGGAATTGGCTCTGCAACATATGCCGGTATTCCTCTAACTCATAGAAAACACGCATCATCTGTAGTCTTTGTTACAGGACATGAAGATCCGGAAAAGAAAAAAGAGATTGTTAAATGGAAGAATCTTGCAAAATCAGTTGACACAATAGTGATAATGATGGGGTTATCTAGAATTGATGTAATCTGTAAGCAATTAATCGCAGGTGGAATGGATAAAAAAACACCTGTCGCTGTTATTCAAAATGGAACTACCCCTAAACAAAAAATGATCAAAGGAACTGTTACTAATATTGCAAAAAAAGTTAAAGAAAACAAAATTACTCCTCCTACAAACATCATAATTGGCAAAGTTGTTGACTTGTCAGATACCATTGGGTGGAAATAA
- a CDS encoding uroporphyrinogen-III synthase: MLDGKTIAITRSKDDAAEFISLAEQNKATPVPLPTIELVSKGEKIVDEFLESVEQYDPDYSVFMSSKAVKLLFDTAKNAGKLEKLQLSVANTMVMSVGPKTTIALESEGIKVNYQPTTFSSVGVGEEFTKINAVGKKVIVPRSGASTPFLKELLNKIGIDVLEIHLYDVCAFRDTTQWNAFRELFSQNKVDGIVFTSASSVRGFFEIMSKDYDVNTLLDNLEKLSVVSIGPFTSDELKKLNVKNTVAEVHTVAGAFDEMKKSFSN, from the coding sequence ATGCTTGATGGAAAGACCATAGCAATCACGCGTTCAAAAGATGATGCTGCAGAATTCATCTCTCTTGCTGAACAAAACAAAGCAACACCCGTTCCCTTACCTACCATAGAACTTGTTAGCAAGGGTGAGAAAATTGTTGATGAATTTTTAGAATCTGTTGAACAATACGATCCTGACTATTCAGTTTTCATGAGTTCAAAAGCTGTTAAACTATTATTTGATACTGCAAAGAATGCTGGAAAATTAGAGAAATTACAACTATCTGTTGCTAACACTATGGTGATGTCTGTAGGGCCTAAAACCACCATTGCACTTGAATCTGAAGGAATCAAAGTGAACTATCAGCCAACGACTTTTTCTTCTGTTGGTGTAGGTGAAGAGTTTACAAAAATTAATGCAGTTGGCAAAAAAGTAATTGTTCCACGTAGTGGTGCATCTACTCCGTTTCTGAAAGAATTGCTAAACAAAATCGGAATTGATGTGTTGGAGATTCATTTGTATGATGTGTGTGCATTCAGAGATACCACTCAATGGAATGCATTTCGTGAATTGTTTTCACAAAATAAAGTAGATGGCATTGTCTTTACTAGCGCCTCCTCTGTTAGAGGTTTCTTTGAGATCATGTCAAAAGATTATGATGTGAATACGTTACTTGACAATCTCGAAAAACTATCTGTTGTGTCTATTGGCCCTTTTACCTCAGATGAATTAAAAAAATTAAACGTCAAAAATACTGTTGCTGAAGTACATACAGTTGCTGGTGCTTTTGATGAGATGAAAAAGTCATTTTCAAATTAA
- a CDS encoding MgtC/SapB family protein, with amino-acid sequence MVFEFGIVDFEIVLKLLIAVGLGAMIGFERELKHRPAGLRTHMLVSLGATIFTVSSLSFDVEPARIAAGIVAGIGFLGAGNIIAHKGHVQGITSAATLWVVAGIGLSVGIGEYFIAVVSSVLIFAILQLGRFEKKSHME; translated from the coding sequence GTGGTATTTGAATTCGGAATTGTTGATTTTGAAATAGTTTTAAAATTATTAATTGCAGTTGGGTTAGGTGCCATGATTGGATTTGAAAGAGAATTAAAACATAGGCCTGCAGGATTACGAACACATATGCTTGTAAGTTTAGGTGCTACGATTTTTACTGTTAGTTCACTTTCATTTGATGTTGAACCTGCACGTATTGCTGCAGGAATTGTAGCTGGAATAGGCTTTCTTGGCGCAGGTAATATCATTGCACATAAAGGACATGTTCAAGGAATTACCAGTGCTGCAACATTATGGGTAGTTGCAGGAATTGGTCTAAGTGTTGGTATTGGAGAATACTTTATTGCTGTAGTTAGCTCTGTTCTCATTTTTGCAATTTTACAGTTAGGTCGATTTGAAAAAAAATCCCATATGGAATAA
- the sufB gene encoding Fe-S cluster assembly protein SufB, translated as MTAENLDMDYSKYDFKDSTELYVHLSKKGLSKETVISISKMKNEPQWMLDFRLRSYEIFMKKPMPTWGGDLSVIDFQNIYYYAKASDKVEKSWDDVPENVKNTFDKLGIPEAEKKFLAGVGAQYESEVVYHSLREDLAKQGVLFLDTDAALHEHPELFKKYFGKIIPPEDNKFAALNSAVWSGGSFIYVPPGVKVDMPLQAYFRINAENIGQFERTLIIVDEGAEVHYIEGCTAPVYSSESLHSAVVELVALKDAKLRYTTIQNWSADVYNLVTKRAYAYEGATVEWIDGNIGSKLTMKYPGVYLMGERAYGETLSIAFAGKGQHQDTGAKMVHLAPNTTSKVTSKSVSRLDGRSTYRGMLNVAKGATGVKSTVRCDALLLDDTSKTDTYPYMEINQEDATITHEATVGKIGDEQIFYLMTRGFSEEEALSLIVNGFMEPFTKELPMEYAVELNRLIKLEMDDSVG; from the coding sequence ATGACTGCTGAAAATCTAGATATGGATTATTCAAAATACGATTTTAAAGACTCTACAGAATTGTATGTTCACCTTAGCAAGAAAGGCCTGTCTAAGGAAACTGTAATTAGTATTAGTAAAATGAAAAATGAGCCACAATGGATGCTTGATTTTAGATTACGTTCTTATGAAATTTTTATGAAAAAACCAATGCCAACTTGGGGTGGGGATCTCAGTGTAATTGATTTTCAAAATATTTACTATTATGCAAAAGCCTCTGACAAAGTAGAAAAGAGCTGGGATGACGTTCCAGAAAATGTCAAAAACACATTTGACAAACTTGGAATTCCAGAAGCTGAGAAGAAATTCTTAGCAGGTGTTGGTGCACAATATGAGTCTGAAGTTGTATACCATAGTTTAAGAGAAGACTTGGCAAAACAAGGCGTTCTCTTTTTAGATACTGACGCAGCCCTTCATGAACATCCAGAGTTGTTTAAAAAATACTTTGGAAAAATTATTCCTCCCGAGGATAACAAATTTGCCGCATTAAACAGTGCAGTTTGGAGTGGTGGTTCCTTCATCTACGTTCCACCTGGTGTCAAAGTAGACATGCCGCTGCAAGCATACTTTAGAATTAACGCAGAAAATATTGGTCAATTTGAAAGAACATTGATCATTGTAGATGAAGGTGCAGAAGTACATTACATTGAAGGATGTACTGCTCCTGTATATTCTTCAGAATCATTACATTCTGCAGTTGTCGAATTAGTTGCACTCAAAGATGCAAAACTAAGATACACTACAATCCAGAACTGGAGTGCTGACGTTTACAATCTTGTAACAAAACGTGCTTATGCATATGAAGGTGCAACAGTAGAATGGATTGATGGAAACATTGGCAGTAAACTAACTATGAAGTACCCTGGAGTCTATCTCATGGGTGAGAGAGCCTATGGTGAAACACTATCTATTGCCTTTGCTGGTAAAGGACAACACCAAGATACCGGAGCAAAAATGGTTCATCTTGCACCAAATACTACTTCTAAAGTCACATCAAAGTCAGTAAGTAGACTAGATGGACGTTCCACTTACAGAGGAATGCTAAACGTAGCAAAAGGTGCTACTGGTGTAAAATCCACTGTGAGATGTGATGCATTACTCTTAGACGATACATCAAAAACTGATACCTATCCTTACATGGAAATTAATCAAGAAGATGCAACAATTACTCACGAAGCAACTGTTGGAAAAATTGGCGATGAACAAATCTTCTACCTGATGACTAGAGGATTTAGTGAAGAAGAAGCATTGTCTCTAATTGTCAACGGTTTCATGGAGCCATTTACAAAAGAATTGCCAATGGAATATGCTGTTGAACTAAACAGGCTCATCAAACTAGAGATGGATGACTCTGTGGGATAA
- the sufD gene encoding Fe-S cluster assembly protein SufD translates to MSQELSKLNTTTIDEISSSRNEPDWLKDYRKNSLSIYDRLPIETSPLYNKYTDAKKMNPEKVTLSTTTTETIPSFLTKRLGELENEICIIQVGTNIHKINLPEDLKSKGLVISSISDAIENNPELVKKALEASKSGEDKFTALNNAAFNSGVFIHIPRNLVMDKPIHFMICLSEDGHSTISRNVIFADESSKATIVQEIYSPNIQTQQAYLELMNTHLGANAQLDVTTLQMIDQHAVVFSTRRTDLAQDAKVNWYSGLFGSMLSRYKIEYFLNGTGASCNDSEVIFGNNEQSFDIQTNVNHESPATEGRVVEKSILRNKSKSLFKGMIRIKENAAKSNSFLSGRSILLDKDAKSDAIPGLEIFTNDVKATHSASVAQIDEEQIFYLKTRCLSQEEAERTIVEGFLEPLSRKMSFQVRAWIAYLIESKWDNKELTINTDEELAKFVEIEETRYNEDSEMEQHYKYR, encoded by the coding sequence ATGTCTCAAGAACTATCCAAACTCAACACGACCACCATCGATGAGATCTCCTCATCAAGAAATGAACCTGATTGGCTAAAAGATTACAGAAAGAATTCACTATCCATCTATGATCGATTGCCAATTGAAACGTCTCCCCTTTACAACAAATACACTGATGCAAAAAAGATGAACCCTGAAAAAGTAACTCTTTCAACTACTACTACAGAAACAATTCCTAGCTTCTTAACAAAAAGATTAGGCGAGTTAGAAAATGAAATCTGTATTATTCAAGTTGGAACAAATATTCACAAAATCAATCTTCCTGAAGATTTAAAATCCAAAGGATTGGTGATTTCTTCTATTTCTGATGCAATAGAAAACAATCCTGAATTGGTAAAAAAAGCACTAGAGGCCTCAAAATCTGGAGAAGATAAATTTACAGCATTAAACAATGCCGCCTTTAATTCAGGTGTATTTATTCACATTCCACGTAATCTTGTAATGGACAAACCAATTCATTTTATGATTTGTCTTTCTGAGGATGGGCATTCTACAATTTCTAGAAATGTCATCTTTGCAGATGAAAGCAGCAAAGCAACAATTGTACAAGAGATATACTCTCCAAATATCCAAACTCAACAAGCATATCTTGAATTAATGAATACCCATCTCGGTGCAAACGCACAACTTGATGTTACAACACTACAAATGATTGATCAACACGCTGTAGTCTTTTCTACGCGAAGAACAGACTTGGCTCAAGATGCTAAAGTAAATTGGTATTCTGGATTATTTGGTTCAATGTTGTCCCGATACAAAATAGAATATTTCCTAAATGGAACTGGTGCATCATGTAATGATTCTGAAGTAATTTTTGGAAACAATGAACAGTCATTTGATATTCAAACTAACGTTAATCATGAAAGTCCTGCAACTGAAGGTAGAGTTGTTGAAAAATCAATTCTCAGAAATAAATCAAAATCTCTTTTCAAAGGGATGATTAGAATCAAGGAAAATGCTGCAAAATCAAACTCGTTTTTGTCTGGCCGTTCTATTTTATTAGATAAAGATGCAAAATCAGATGCAATTCCTGGATTGGAGATTTTCACTAATGATGTAAAGGCCACTCACTCTGCATCTGTTGCACAAATTGATGAAGAACAAATCTTCTATTTGAAAACTAGATGCCTTAGTCAAGAGGAGGCTGAAAGAACAATCGTTGAAGGTTTCTTAGAACCCCTCTCAAGAAAAATGTCTTTCCAAGTTAGAGCATGGATTGCATATCTAATAGAATCCAAATGGGACAACAAAGAACTTACAATTAACACTGATGAAGAATTAGCTAAATTTGTTGAAATTGAAGAGACTCGTTATAACGAAGACTCTGAAATGGAGCAACACTACAAGTATCGGTGA
- a CDS encoding Rieske (2Fe-2S) protein, with product MSEWIKACNVEQVKEGQLFGFVHEDKKLLIANLKGKIHATDLICTHADADLSTGFLSDEGVRCPLHLSVFNLATGEPQNLPAETPLKVYNVKIDANEIYVEL from the coding sequence TTGTCTGAATGGATTAAGGCTTGTAATGTGGAGCAGGTAAAAGAAGGTCAACTTTTCGGATTTGTTCATGAAGACAAAAAACTTCTCATAGCAAATCTCAAGGGAAAAATTCATGCAACTGATTTGATATGTACTCATGCTGATGCTGATCTGTCCACTGGATTTCTAAGTGATGAAGGAGTTAGGTGTCCATTACATCTTTCTGTTTTTAATTTAGCAACTGGTGAACCCCAAAATTTACCTGCTGAAACTCCTCTCAAAGTATACAATGTTAAAATAGACGCCAATGAAATTTACGTGGAGCTTTAA
- a CDS encoding cysteine desulfurase, with the protein MQSTESLFENLRNDFPILKRTVRDNKPLVYLDNASTTQKPNQVIDAITDYYQNHNANIHRAVYALAEEATESYEATRDKIANFVNIKNRQEIIFVRGTTEAINLVAYAWGRPHIKEGDIIVTTEYEHHSNIVPWQLLTQEKHAKLEYIGMDDNGELILDDLDKILATGKVKLVTFSLMSNVLGTITDAEKIIEKCKAAGVLTLIDGAQAVPHMKVDLEKLGCDFFAFSGHKMLGPTGIGVLWVRKSVLETMSPFHGGGDMIREVHKYETTWNDLPYKFEAGTPNIADVVGLGAAIDYLNKIGMDNVREHEVELTKYAIEKLSEVKGLHIYGTKDISKRGGVISFNFADVHPHDVAQIIDEEGIAVRSGHHCAQVLMERLNVAATSRASFYIYNTKHDIDILVNSLNIVAKVFKL; encoded by the coding sequence ATGCAAAGTACAGAATCTCTTTTTGAAAATTTAAGAAATGATTTCCCAATTTTAAAAAGAACTGTTAGAGATAACAAACCACTAGTTTATCTTGATAATGCATCTACTACACAAAAACCAAATCAAGTAATTGACGCTATCACCGATTACTATCAAAATCACAATGCAAATATCCATAGAGCAGTTTATGCATTAGCAGAAGAAGCTACAGAATCTTATGAGGCAACAAGAGATAAAATTGCAAATTTTGTTAACATAAAAAATCGACAAGAAATTATTTTTGTTCGTGGAACTACTGAAGCAATTAATTTAGTTGCATATGCATGGGGAAGACCTCACATCAAAGAAGGTGACATTATTGTTACCACTGAATATGAGCATCATAGTAACATTGTACCATGGCAACTTCTAACTCAAGAAAAGCATGCCAAACTAGAGTACATTGGAATGGATGATAATGGTGAACTAATTCTAGATGATCTTGACAAAATTTTGGCAACCGGAAAAGTCAAGCTTGTGACTTTTAGTTTGATGTCGAACGTTCTTGGAACCATTACTGATGCTGAAAAAATTATTGAAAAGTGTAAAGCCGCAGGCGTTCTAACACTAATTGATGGTGCACAGGCAGTACCTCACATGAAAGTTGATCTTGAAAAATTGGGGTGTGACTTTTTTGCATTTTCTGGCCATAAAATGTTAGGACCTACTGGAATTGGAGTTTTGTGGGTTAGAAAATCAGTACTTGAAACAATGAGTCCATTTCATGGTGGTGGTGATATGATTAGAGAAGTTCACAAATATGAAACTACCTGGAATGATTTGCCTTACAAATTTGAAGCAGGTACTCCTAACATTGCAGATGTTGTTGGCTTGGGTGCTGCAATTGACTATCTCAATAAAATTGGAATGGATAATGTCAGAGAACATGAAGTTGAATTAACAAAATATGCTATTGAAAAATTATCTGAAGTTAAAGGACTTCATATCTATGGAACAAAAGATATTTCAAAACGTGGTGGTGTTATTTCATTTAATTTTGCAGATGTTCACCCTCATGATGTTGCTCAAATTATTGATGAAGAAGGAATTGCAGTTAGATCAGGTCATCACTGTGCACAAGTGTTGATGGAACGACTAAATGTTGCTGCAACATCTAGGGCCAGCTTTTACATTTACAATACTAAACACGACATTGATATTCTGGTAAATTCATTAAATATTGTGGCAAAGGTGTTCAAATTATGA
- a CDS encoding iron-sulfur cluster assembly scaffold protein: MSSNADIYHEMIVDYSRNPINYGEIEDHDVTFHDSNPLCGDSIDIDMKIDENKVTDIKFHGKGCAICMACSSVLTEITKGKSIDEARAIEKNDVLSELGLEHLQAVRIKCALLSLKVLKSALYTYIGKNLKDNEDVDKLKEEAANLY, translated from the coding sequence ATGAGTAGCAATGCAGACATTTACCATGAAATGATCGTAGATTATTCAAGAAATCCAATTAACTATGGAGAAATTGAAGATCATGATGTAACATTTCATGACTCAAATCCATTATGTGGTGATAGTATTGACATTGACATGAAAATTGATGAGAACAAAGTTACTGATATTAAATTTCATGGAAAAGGATGTGCAATTTGCATGGCCTGCTCTTCTGTGTTAACTGAAATTACAAAAGGCAAAAGTATTGACGAAGCAAGGGCAATTGAAAAAAACGATGTTCTAAGTGAATTAGGTCTTGAACATTTACAAGCTGTTAGAATAAAATGTGCATTGCTTTCTTTGAAAGTACTCAAATCTGCGCTTTATACCTACATTGGTAAGAATCTAAAAGATAATGAAGATGTGGACAAACTAAAAGAAGAGGCAGCAAATCTGTACTAG
- a CDS encoding phosphoglycerate kinase — protein sequence MGNRQVVKVLTLDDFDLKGKTVFLRVDMNCPIDPETLEISGIRRIEEAAETLDSLKESKVVIGSHQGRVGNYEYTGMDKHAKVLEKVTGRQIKYVEDTIGEAAQNAIKNLENGEILLLDNLRLCAEENYEFTPENAAKTIMVSRLSKLFDLCVLDSFPSAHRSHPSIVGFPQVLPACAGRIVEREVRNLDEIMTVAKAPHVIVLGGSKIPDRLEAIKLLIQNGRADHVLLTGLIGNVFMRAQARIKSPLGIKREDEVVAKAHSLIGEYPDVFATPVDIAIDKDGSRVEMDVREMGKGDKIFDLGPKTVEYYSKLIAGAGTVFISGPAGFFEKENFSYGTKALLNAVANSMATTIVSGGHLTTALKQQGLADKINHISTAGGALVLYLTGEKLPMIKALEDAAIKYKSK from the coding sequence GTGGGCAATAGACAAGTCGTGAAGGTACTCACACTAGATGATTTTGACCTAAAAGGTAAGACCGTTTTTTTGAGAGTCGACATGAATTGTCCAATTGATCCCGAAACACTTGAGATTTCAGGCATTAGAAGAATTGAAGAGGCAGCAGAAACTCTCGACTCATTAAAAGAATCTAAAGTGGTCATAGGATCACATCAGGGAAGAGTTGGAAATTATGAATATACAGGAATGGACAAGCATGCCAAGGTTCTTGAAAAAGTAACAGGTAGGCAAATAAAATATGTGGAAGACACTATCGGCGAAGCTGCACAAAATGCAATTAAGAATTTAGAAAATGGTGAAATTTTGCTTCTAGACAATCTAAGATTGTGTGCCGAAGAAAACTATGAGTTCACCCCAGAGAATGCAGCCAAAACAATCATGGTTTCTCGTTTATCAAAATTATTTGATCTTTGCGTTTTGGATTCATTTCCTAGTGCACACAGATCACATCCGTCAATAGTAGGATTCCCACAAGTTCTTCCAGCATGTGCGGGGAGAATTGTTGAAAGAGAGGTGAGAAATCTTGATGAAATAATGACAGTTGCAAAAGCACCTCACGTTATCGTTTTAGGAGGCTCAAAAATTCCAGACAGACTAGAGGCAATAAAATTACTGATTCAGAATGGCAGGGCAGACCATGTTCTATTAACAGGATTAATTGGAAATGTATTCATGCGTGCGCAAGCTAGAATCAAATCGCCTTTAGGAATTAAACGAGAAGACGAGGTTGTTGCAAAAGCTCACTCATTAATTGGGGAATACCCAGATGTCTTTGCAACACCAGTAGATATTGCAATTGATAAAGATGGTTCAAGAGTCGAGATGGATGTGAGAGAAATGGGTAAGGGAGATAAAATATTTGATTTAGGGCCAAAGACTGTAGAATATTATTCAAAATTAATTGCAGGTGCAGGAACTGTGTTTATCAGTGGACCTGCAGGATTTTTTGAAAAAGAAAATTTCAGTTACGGAACAAAAGCATTACTTAATGCAGTTGCAAACTCTATGGCAACAACAATTGTTAGTGGCGGACATCTCACTACTGCATTAAAACAGCAAGGTTTGGCAGATAAAATTAATCATATCAGTACAGCTGGAGGAGCATTGGTACTTTATCTTACAGGAGAAAAACTACCTATGATTAAAGCTCTAGAAGATGCTGCAATAAAATACAAATCTAAATAG
- a CDS encoding phosphatase PAP2 family protein — MQNWLFDIRSRSFVLLTVLFLILTAIVYFGITESFDQNVILFFSEHVGNPTIDLIMQSITESGEALWMLGFAILVLIIPKTRRVGVTLMILIVISTLLTGYVKCGVDRDRPDFEYNAVQFPVPVSKDTFALFCEGGYDASYPSGHAARSMIFAIILGYALSERFPRGAYLMFLYPVLISLSRLYVLEHYPMDVIGGSVIGIMLSGVMAKRTKLYKIFDKSKF, encoded by the coding sequence TTGCAAAATTGGCTTTTTGACATCAGGTCTCGTTCATTTGTTTTACTCACTGTTTTATTTCTGATTCTTACTGCAATTGTGTATTTTGGAATTACAGAAAGTTTTGATCAAAATGTAATTTTGTTTTTCTCTGAACATGTTGGAAATCCTACAATTGATCTCATCATGCAATCTATCACAGAAAGTGGTGAGGCTTTGTGGATGCTTGGTTTTGCAATTCTTGTATTAATAATTCCAAAAACCCGTCGGGTTGGAGTTACTTTGATGATTTTGATTGTGATTTCCACATTACTCACTGGATATGTCAAATGTGGTGTTGATAGGGACAGGCCTGACTTTGAATATAATGCAGTCCAATTCCCTGTGCCTGTTAGCAAAGATACCTTTGCCTTGTTCTGTGAGGGTGGGTATGATGCATCATATCCTTCTGGCCATGCTGCAAGATCCATGATATTTGCAATTATTTTGGGATATGCTCTATCTGAGAGATTCCCCCGTGGAGCATATCTGATGTTCTTGTATCCTGTTTTGATCTCATTGAGCAGACTCTATGTTCTGGAACATTATCCGATGGATGTGATTGGTGGAAGTGTTATTGGGATTATGTTATCTGGAGTGATGGCAAAGAGAACAAAACTTTACAAAATTTTTGATAAATCAAAATTCTAA
- a CDS encoding DNA-binding protein: MSEFIPISEAKKMRSGVNVEAVVKSKGDARTVNLKSGGTVDVCDAIISNGETEDDQMKLTLWGDDIKAVNVGDKVVITNGYTNEFKGEVSLTKGKFGKMDINPQ, from the coding sequence ATGTCAGAATTCATACCAATTTCCGAAGCAAAAAAAATGCGAAGCGGAGTGAATGTTGAAGCTGTTGTTAAAAGCAAAGGAGACGCTAGAACTGTTAATCTCAAAAGTGGTGGAACAGTAGATGTTTGTGATGCAATAATTTCTAACGGCGAAACTGAAGATGACCAAATGAAACTCACATTGTGGGGCGACGACATCAAAGCAGTTAATGTAGGAGATAAAGTTGTCATTACTAATGGATATACTAACGAGTTCAAGGGTGAAGTGTCCTTAACCAAAGGCAAATTTGGTAAAATGGATATTAATCCTCAATAA
- a CDS encoding HD domain-containing protein, with protein sequence MKAIDSIKDEVEKIMDNDSAHDFAHVMRVYKNAQKICKKEKANEKLILTAALLHDIVSYPKSDKRSKLSSIHSAKKAKQILKKYDFTKEEIMIVCDAIRDHSFSQNKKPATLEGKILQDADRLDAIGAIGVARVFATGGSLKRPFYNIDDPFCKTRIPNDKIWTVDHFYQKLLKLESLMNTKSGKIEAKKRTKVLREFLKQLSQEV encoded by the coding sequence ATGAAAGCAATTGATTCCATTAAAGATGAGGTAGAAAAAATCATGGACAATGACTCTGCTCATGATTTTGCACATGTCATGAGAGTATACAAAAATGCTCAAAAAATATGTAAAAAAGAAAAAGCAAATGAAAAATTAATTCTTACTGCTGCACTATTACATGATATAGTGTCTTATCCAAAATCTGACAAGCGTTCCAAACTATCTTCAATTCATAGTGCAAAAAAGGCTAAACAAATTTTAAAAAAATATGATTTTACTAAAGAAGAAATTATGATAGTTTGCGATGCAATACGTGATCATAGTTTTTCACAAAACAAAAAACCTGCAACACTTGAAGGAAAAATTCTTCAAGATGCTGATAGACTAGATGCTATTGGTGCAATAGGTGTTGCAAGAGTTTTTGCCACAGGCGGTTCTCTGAAAAGACCTTTTTACAATATCGATGATCCTTTTTGCAAAACAAGAATCCCCAATGATAAGATATGGACTGTGGACCATTTTTATCAAAAATTGCTAAAACTAGAATCTCTAATGAACACAAAATCGGGTAAAATTGAAGCAAAAAAGCGAACTAAAGTACTTAGGGAATTTCTAAAACAACTCAGCCAGGAAGTTTAG